A single window of Streptomyces cathayae DNA harbors:
- the pcaB gene encoding 3-carboxy-cis,cis-muconate cycloisomerase has translation MTSPDTGTGLLAPGWAGSPAAAETGDGAFLRALLDAEAALTRAQATAGLVPAEAAAVVTEVAAEPGRFDPASLAERARGGGNPVIPLVADLTRAVGEEHGPFVHRGATSQDIMDTAMMLVAHRALGPLLDDLDRCQRALAVLAAEHRDTVLPGRTLTQHAVPTTFGLKAAGWRSLVLDARDRATAVRASLPAQLGGAAGTLAAFTAYGATDATALPAIYARELGLCPPALPWHTLRTPVADLAGALAFTTGALGKLAADVLTASRTEIAELSEGSGGGSSAMPHKANPVRSTLIAAAARRAPQLAATLYGSLVAEDERPAGAWHAEWEPLRDLLRLAGGAARDAAELSEGLRVHPDVMREHLGLTHGLIVSERLSAELAPVLGRSRAKELLTRLARRAYGEGHDLGELLAEQVESGELPELKNTGTSEIAALTDPTRYTGSAGPLTDRALERS, from the coding sequence GTGACCTCACCCGATACCGGTACCGGCCTGCTCGCCCCCGGGTGGGCCGGTTCCCCGGCCGCCGCCGAGACCGGTGACGGCGCCTTTCTGCGTGCCCTGCTGGACGCCGAGGCCGCGCTGACCCGGGCGCAGGCGACCGCGGGGCTGGTCCCCGCCGAGGCCGCGGCGGTGGTCACGGAGGTGGCCGCCGAGCCCGGTCGCTTCGATCCCGCGTCCCTCGCCGAGCGTGCGCGGGGCGGCGGGAACCCGGTGATCCCGCTGGTCGCGGATCTGACCCGGGCGGTCGGCGAGGAGCACGGCCCCTTTGTGCACCGGGGTGCGACCAGCCAGGACATCATGGACACGGCGATGATGCTGGTCGCCCACCGCGCCCTGGGCCCGCTCCTCGACGACCTCGACCGCTGTCAGCGGGCGCTGGCCGTTCTCGCCGCCGAGCACCGCGACACGGTGCTGCCGGGGCGGACGCTGACCCAGCACGCGGTGCCGACGACGTTCGGGCTGAAGGCCGCCGGGTGGCGGTCGCTGGTGCTCGACGCCCGCGACCGGGCGACGGCCGTACGCGCCTCACTGCCGGCCCAGCTCGGCGGTGCCGCCGGCACCCTGGCGGCCTTCACGGCGTACGGGGCGACGGACGCGACCGCGCTGCCCGCGATCTACGCCCGGGAGCTCGGACTGTGCCCGCCCGCTCTCCCCTGGCACACGCTGCGCACTCCGGTGGCCGATCTCGCCGGCGCCCTCGCCTTCACCACGGGGGCGCTGGGCAAGCTCGCGGCGGACGTGCTCACCGCCTCCCGCACCGAGATCGCGGAGCTCTCCGAGGGCAGCGGCGGCGGCTCCTCGGCCATGCCGCACAAGGCCAATCCGGTGCGTTCGACGCTGATCGCGGCGGCGGCCCGGCGCGCACCGCAGCTCGCGGCCACGCTGTACGGCTCGCTGGTGGCCGAGGACGAGCGGCCGGCCGGTGCCTGGCACGCCGAGTGGGAACCACTGCGGGACCTGCTCCGCCTGGCCGGTGGCGCGGCCCGGGACGCCGCCGAACTCTCCGAGGGGCTGCGGGTGCACCCGGACGTGATGCGTGAACACCTCGGCCTCACCCACGGGTTGATCGTCTCCGAGCGGCTGTCCGCGGAGCTGGCACCCGTACTCGGCCGCAGCCGGGCGAAGGAACTGCTCACCCGCCTGGCACGGCGCGCCTACGGCGAGGGCCACGACCTCGGTGAACTCCTCGCCGAACAGGTCGAGTCGGGCGAACTGCCGGAACTGAAGAACACCGGCACCTCCGAGATCGCCGCCCTGACCGATCCCACCCGTTACACCGGCTCCGCCGGACCCCTCACCGACCGTGCACTGGAGCGCTCGTGA
- a CDS encoding DUF2510 domain-containing protein codes for MTQATPPGWHPDPGQTNDGPATERWWDGTAWTDQVRPTGSASAWGPPAPGTAAHPAHPAYPAHPAYPGYPVHQGYPGIVRSGSGSGRRRRLLIGIAVAAAVAVLASIGIGVYALPGDSGGGNSATAQGPGGSEGGPEGGPDGKDSGPDTSKPPRVESGSVTDGLSGISLPIPDGWYGQEGQVGAQIMSDDTYECPGNTSSTCTKGGAYSMPAPALGIRGSTAEEVAKADIAANAEESYGGDSYGRITSHEVLESKAVDVAGQKGYLVRWKAVTSKGSDGYVQSLALPSPAQPKQIVVIRFGLDTDQKQSLLDDIIGGIEKAEGRGGNGQDI; via the coding sequence ATGACGCAGGCGACTCCTCCCGGGTGGCATCCCGACCCCGGGCAGACGAATGACGGACCGGCCACCGAGCGCTGGTGGGACGGCACCGCCTGGACGGACCAGGTCCGGCCGACGGGCTCGGCATCCGCCTGGGGCCCTCCGGCACCGGGCACGGCGGCCCACCCGGCCCACCCGGCGTACCCGGCCCATCCGGCGTACCCGGGGTATCCGGTGCACCAGGGGTATCCCGGGATCGTGCGGTCCGGCTCGGGCTCCGGACGGCGGCGCAGGCTGCTGATCGGCATCGCCGTGGCCGCGGCCGTCGCGGTGCTGGCGAGCATCGGGATCGGCGTGTACGCGCTGCCCGGCGACAGCGGCGGCGGCAACTCCGCGACCGCGCAGGGTCCGGGTGGTTCGGAAGGCGGTCCTGAGGGCGGCCCCGACGGAAAGGACTCCGGCCCGGACACCTCGAAGCCGCCGCGGGTGGAGAGCGGGTCGGTGACCGACGGGCTGAGCGGAATCAGCCTGCCCATCCCGGACGGCTGGTACGGCCAGGAGGGCCAGGTGGGCGCCCAGATCATGTCGGACGACACCTACGAATGCCCCGGCAACACCTCCAGCACCTGCACCAAGGGCGGGGCCTACTCGATGCCGGCGCCGGCCCTCGGCATCCGCGGCTCCACCGCCGAGGAGGTCGCCAAGGCGGACATCGCCGCCAATGCCGAGGAGTCGTACGGCGGCGATTCCTACGGGAGGATCACCTCGCACGAGGTCCTCGAGTCGAAGGCGGTGGACGTCGCCGGGCAGAAGGGCTACCTGGTGCGCTGGAAGGCGGTCACCAGCAAGGGCTCCGACGGGTACGTCCAGTCGCTGGCCCTCCCCTCCCCCGCGCAGCCGAAGCAGATCGTCGTGATCCGCTTCGGTCTGGACACCGACCAGAAGCAGTCGCTCCTCGACGACATCATCGGGGGCATCGAGAAGGCGGAGGGCCGCGGCGGCAACGGCCAGGACATATGA
- a CDS encoding ATP-binding protein: protein MTEVRPTGEASPSLWERDEEVAAITAVVDTLCADRSSPGNLLVLRGEAGLGKTALLAETRRIAEQRGCTVWSARGGETLRSVPFNVVRQLLQPALVSMLPEEVREYLGDWYDIAGPALGVAEPGDRHIDPQGVCEGLTAAVRRLARRDWPLVLTVDDVHWADQETLHWLAVLAERLAEVPVLVVVARRPGEVSGVSARHLDAVAEAAEHPVTVLSALTPLATAGLTRATLGENADAAFCREVWAVTGGNPYETVELLAKVQDSELEPVETHAGELRALNRSARGGGLVARLEQLGIDSTRFAWAAAIIGTDITVDLVARLATLNRDDAVRCAELLRGARILTVPDPGTGRTGVADLEFVHPLIATAVYNSIPDALRRAMHGIAARIVTDSGRGAASASRHLLEVHPDDDEELVWQLREAAREHLATGAPDAARRCLERALEEPPRPEVHAHVLYELGRATFLTAPARTIGHLRTALGMSGLDGAARVDAVVRLSQALLHNNQTEEALRTVEAEAARLEPGPARMRLQAVRFMWEGVHAGETSTPGRSERLADLAATCTGRDNSERALLVLRGFDAMMCGENAEEVAEICDRALVNGRLAPGFGWTDSEWGVELLLMLAGVYAYTDRLDRAESLYNEALRAYETAGWSGGHLALAHAYVGLGHRRRGRLVAAEKSLRESLRLAERVGRGLPLYWTATCNLVDTLLARGHVDEARAVAERHGFAPPYPSTIVLPDLRSVRGRLLLAAGRTEDGVNELEAAEKAAASRGHHNPVHVFWAADLARALAGTDPARAARLAVEYRRQAERFGTDTAIGEALRCAAALETGQRAVRLAAQAVAYLESSPCQYEHAVARVEYGILARSKADLERGLALARSCGADGLAARARAELASVTGPAPSATPAPAGGRVPDNRP from the coding sequence ATGACGGAGGTACGGCCCACGGGCGAGGCCTCGCCCTCGCTCTGGGAGCGGGACGAGGAGGTCGCCGCCATCACCGCGGTGGTCGACACCCTGTGCGCGGACCGGTCCTCACCCGGAAACCTGCTGGTGCTCCGGGGCGAGGCGGGGCTCGGCAAGACCGCGCTGCTCGCCGAGACCCGGCGCATCGCCGAACAGCGCGGCTGCACCGTCTGGTCGGCCCGCGGCGGCGAGACCCTGCGCTCCGTCCCCTTCAACGTCGTACGCCAACTCCTCCAGCCCGCACTGGTGTCGATGCTGCCGGAGGAGGTCCGCGAGTACCTCGGCGACTGGTACGACATCGCCGGCCCCGCCCTCGGCGTCGCGGAGCCCGGCGACCGGCACATCGACCCGCAGGGCGTCTGCGAGGGGCTGACCGCCGCGGTGCGCCGGCTGGCCCGCCGGGACTGGCCGCTGGTGCTGACCGTCGACGACGTCCACTGGGCCGACCAGGAGACCCTGCACTGGCTCGCCGTCCTCGCCGAACGCCTGGCGGAGGTGCCCGTCCTCGTCGTGGTCGCCCGCAGACCGGGCGAGGTCTCCGGGGTGAGCGCCCGCCACCTGGATGCCGTCGCCGAGGCGGCCGAGCACCCCGTCACCGTGCTCAGCGCCCTGACCCCGCTCGCCACGGCCGGACTCACCCGCGCCACCCTGGGCGAGAACGCGGACGCCGCGTTCTGCCGCGAGGTGTGGGCCGTCACCGGCGGCAACCCGTACGAGACCGTCGAACTCCTCGCCAAGGTCCAGGACAGCGAACTCGAACCCGTCGAGACCCACGCGGGCGAACTGCGCGCGCTGAACCGCTCCGCCCGCGGCGGCGGACTCGTGGCCCGCCTGGAACAACTCGGCATAGACTCCACCCGGTTCGCCTGGGCCGCCGCCATCATCGGCACCGACATCACCGTCGACCTGGTGGCCCGGCTCGCCACCCTGAACCGTGACGACGCCGTCCGCTGCGCCGAACTCCTGCGCGGCGCCCGCATCCTCACCGTCCCCGACCCCGGCACCGGCCGTACCGGCGTGGCCGACCTCGAGTTCGTCCACCCGCTCATCGCCACCGCCGTCTACAACTCCATCCCCGACGCCCTGCGCCGGGCCATGCACGGCATCGCCGCCCGGATCGTCACCGACTCCGGACGCGGCGCCGCGTCCGCCTCCCGGCACCTCCTCGAAGTCCACCCGGACGACGACGAGGAACTCGTGTGGCAACTGCGTGAGGCCGCCCGCGAACACCTCGCCACCGGCGCCCCGGACGCGGCCCGCCGCTGCCTGGAACGCGCACTGGAGGAACCGCCCCGCCCCGAGGTCCACGCGCACGTGCTCTACGAACTGGGCCGCGCCACCTTCCTCACCGCGCCCGCCCGGACCATCGGCCATCTGCGGACCGCGCTCGGCATGTCCGGTCTCGACGGCGCCGCGCGGGTGGACGCCGTGGTCCGGCTCTCGCAGGCGCTGCTGCACAACAACCAGACGGAGGAGGCCCTGCGCACCGTCGAGGCGGAGGCCGCCCGGCTGGAGCCGGGACCCGCCCGGATGAGGCTGCAGGCCGTGCGGTTCATGTGGGAGGGCGTCCACGCCGGCGAGACCAGCACACCCGGCCGCAGCGAACGCCTGGCCGACCTCGCCGCCACCTGCACCGGCCGCGACAACTCGGAGCGCGCACTGCTCGTCCTGCGCGGCTTCGACGCCATGATGTGCGGCGAGAACGCCGAGGAGGTCGCCGAGATCTGCGACCGCGCCCTCGTCAACGGCCGCCTCGCTCCCGGCTTCGGCTGGACCGACTCCGAATGGGGCGTCGAACTGCTGCTGATGCTGGCCGGGGTCTACGCCTACACCGACCGCCTGGACCGCGCCGAAAGCCTCTACAACGAGGCCCTGCGCGCCTACGAGACGGCAGGCTGGAGCGGCGGCCACCTGGCCCTCGCCCACGCCTACGTCGGTCTCGGGCACCGCAGACGGGGCCGCCTGGTGGCGGCGGAGAAATCGTTGCGCGAGTCCCTGCGCCTGGCCGAACGCGTCGGCCGCGGTCTGCCCCTGTACTGGACGGCGACCTGCAACCTGGTCGACACCCTGCTCGCCCGCGGGCACGTGGACGAAGCCCGGGCGGTCGCCGAGCGGCACGGCTTCGCACCACCCTACCCGTCCACCATCGTGCTCCCCGACCTCCGCTCGGTGCGCGGCAGACTGCTGCTCGCGGCCGGCCGCACCGAGGACGGCGTCAACGAACTGGAGGCCGCAGAGAAGGCGGCGGCCTCCCGCGGCCACCACAACCCCGTCCACGTCTTCTGGGCCGCCGACCTCGCCCGCGCCCTCGCCGGGACGGACCCGGCCCGTGCCGCCCGGCTCGCCGTGGAGTACCGCAGGCAGGCCGAACGCTTCGGCACGGACACCGCCATAGGGGAGGCCCTGCGCTGTGCCGCCGCTCTGGAGACCGGCCAGCGGGCGGTACGGCTCGCCGCCCAGGCCGTCGCCTACCTGGAGTCCTCGCCCTGCCAGTACGAACACGCCGTCGCCCGCGTCGAGTACGGCATCCTCGCCCGCTCGAAGGCCGACCTGGAGCGCGGTCTGGCGCTCGCCCGGTCCTGCGGCGCGGACGGGCTGGCCGCGCGGGCCCGGGCCGAACTGGCCTCGGTCACCGGACCGGCGCCGAGCGCCACACCGGCCCCGGCCGGCGGGCGTGTCCCGGACAACCGGCCGTAG
- the pcaD gene encoding 3-oxoadipate enol-lactonase translates to MTDTVLNHRAEGPSSAPPLLLGPSLGTSYALWDKVAPELSITHRVVRWDLPGHGGSAAGLIGPGATVGELADLVIGLADTLGIERFAYAGVSLGGAVGLELAVRHPERVTSLAVICSSAHFNGAKAWEKRAALVRSEGLSGLAESADARWFTPGFTVPGLVRDHRDADPGAYAACCDALAAFDLREHLAQIRVPTLLVAGREDPATPPAHLREIADAVPGAGLVEIPGASHLAPAERPEAVLTALRAHFGGDAASGMRVRREVLGDAHVDRAQARQTAFTAQFQDFISRYAWGEIWTDPTLTRRERSMITLTALVAHGHYDELAMHVRAALRNGLTAEEIGAVLMQTAVYCGVPAANSAFATAQRVLAEETDGTS, encoded by the coding sequence GTGACCGACACCGTCCTCAACCACCGTGCCGAGGGGCCGAGTTCCGCTCCCCCGCTGCTGCTCGGTCCCTCGTTGGGCACGTCGTACGCCCTGTGGGACAAGGTGGCGCCCGAGCTGTCGATCACGCACCGGGTGGTCCGCTGGGACCTGCCGGGGCACGGCGGTTCGGCGGCCGGGCTGATCGGGCCCGGCGCGACCGTCGGTGAGCTGGCGGACCTGGTGATCGGGCTCGCCGACACGCTCGGCATCGAGCGGTTCGCCTATGCGGGCGTGTCGCTGGGCGGAGCGGTGGGGCTGGAGCTGGCCGTGCGCCACCCGGAGCGGGTGACGTCACTGGCCGTGATCTGCTCCTCGGCGCACTTCAACGGCGCGAAGGCGTGGGAGAAGCGGGCGGCGCTGGTGCGGAGCGAGGGCCTTTCGGGGCTCGCGGAGAGTGCGGACGCCCGCTGGTTCACGCCCGGTTTCACGGTGCCGGGGCTGGTCCGCGACCACCGGGACGCCGATCCCGGGGCGTATGCCGCCTGCTGCGACGCGCTGGCCGCGTTCGATCTGCGGGAGCACCTCGCACAGATCCGGGTGCCGACCCTGCTGGTGGCCGGCCGGGAGGACCCGGCGACGCCCCCGGCGCATCTGCGCGAGATCGCCGACGCGGTGCCGGGCGCGGGGCTCGTGGAGATCCCGGGCGCCTCTCATCTGGCGCCGGCGGAGCGTCCCGAGGCGGTGCTGACGGCGCTGCGGGCCCACTTCGGCGGGGACGCGGCGAGCGGGATGCGGGTACGGCGCGAGGTCCTCGGGGACGCGCACGTGGACCGGGCCCAGGCCCGGCAGACGGCGTTCACCGCGCAGTTCCAGGACTTCATCTCGCGCTACGCCTGGGGGGAGATCTGGACCGATCCGACGCTCACCCGCCGCGAACGCAGCATGATCACGCTCACCGCGCTGGTCGCGCACGGCCACTACGACGAGCTGGCCATGCACGTCCGCGCGGCCCTGCGCAACGGGCTCACCGCCGAGGAGATCGGAGCGGTGCTGATGCAGACGGCGGTGTACTGCGGCGTACCGGCGGCCAACTCGGCCTTCGCGACGGCCCAGCGGGTACTGGCGGAGGAGACCGACGGCACGTCGTGA
- the pcaG gene encoding protocatechuate 3,4-dioxygenase subunit alpha: protein MTKIDTSSPENVLPTPSHTVGPFYGYALPFRGGEDIAPLGHPDTVTVHGYVYDGEGKPLPDALLEVWGADPKGDLPTADGSMRRDPASGDHLGRNGVEFTGFGRIQTDADGHWYVRTLRPGARGQHAPYLSVCVFARGLLMHLFTRIHLPGDEAVLAADPLLSRLDADRRSTLIAVDEGHGTYRFDIRLQGEGETVFLEFQ from the coding sequence ATGACGAAGATCGACACGAGCAGCCCGGAGAACGTGCTGCCCACCCCCTCGCACACCGTCGGCCCGTTCTACGGCTACGCGCTGCCCTTCCGCGGCGGCGAGGACATCGCGCCGCTCGGCCACCCGGACACCGTCACCGTGCACGGGTACGTGTACGACGGCGAGGGCAAGCCGCTGCCGGACGCGCTGCTGGAGGTGTGGGGCGCCGATCCGAAGGGCGACCTGCCGACGGCCGACGGCTCGATGCGGCGGGACCCGGCGAGCGGCGACCACCTGGGCCGCAACGGGGTGGAGTTCACCGGCTTCGGCCGGATCCAGACCGATGCCGACGGCCACTGGTACGTGCGCACGCTGCGGCCGGGGGCGCGCGGACAGCACGCGCCGTACCTCAGTGTGTGCGTGTTCGCGCGGGGCCTGCTGATGCATCTGTTCACCCGGATCCACCTGCCCGGCGACGAGGCCGTGCTCGCGGCGGACCCGCTGCTGTCCCGGCTCGACGCGGACCGCCGCTCCACGCTGATCGCGGTGGACGAGGGCCACGGGACGTACCGTTTCGACATCCGCCTCCAGGGCGAGGGCGAGACGGTCTTCCTGGAGTTCCAGTGA